A genomic stretch from Longimicrobium terrae includes:
- a CDS encoding glutaminyl-peptide cyclotransferase: MPRVPLLWGMVILMTTAASCGGDGTADRSGTQTPPPGPPAPVVAVDQVRSYPHDTASFTQGLVWQGGNLYESTGRYGTSTVRQVELETGAVIRSTPLAPQYFAEGLALVGDSLFQLTWREGVMFVYDRATLRPGRQISYQGEGWGLTTDGRSLIISDGSSYLTFLDARTLNPQRTVQVVDAGQGVNDLNELEWVKGEVWANVWHTNRIARIDPQTGQVKGWLDLAALVPPVSDPEGVLNGIAYDSQTNRLLVTGKLWPKIFEIRIPSLGIGQ; this comes from the coding sequence ATGCCGCGCGTGCCCCTTCTCTGGGGAATGGTGATTCTGATGACGACCGCGGCTTCCTGCGGCGGCGACGGCACCGCGGACCGGTCCGGCACGCAGACGCCGCCCCCGGGCCCGCCCGCGCCCGTGGTGGCGGTGGACCAGGTGCGCAGCTATCCGCACGACACGGCCAGCTTTACGCAGGGCCTGGTGTGGCAGGGCGGCAATCTGTACGAAAGCACGGGGCGCTACGGAACGTCCACGGTGCGGCAGGTGGAACTGGAGACGGGGGCGGTCATCCGCAGCACGCCGCTGGCGCCGCAGTACTTTGCGGAAGGGCTGGCGTTGGTGGGCGACAGCCTGTTTCAGCTCACGTGGCGGGAAGGGGTCATGTTCGTCTATGACCGCGCCACGCTGCGGCCGGGGCGGCAGATCAGCTACCAGGGCGAGGGCTGGGGGCTGACGACGGACGGCCGCTCGCTGATCATCAGCGACGGCAGCAGCTACCTGACGTTTCTGGACGCGCGGACGCTGAATCCGCAGCGCACGGTGCAGGTAGTTGACGCCGGGCAGGGCGTGAACGACCTGAACGAGTTGGAGTGGGTGAAGGGTGAGGTGTGGGCCAACGTATGGCACACCAACCGCATCGCCCGCATCGATCCGCAGACGGGGCAGGTGAAGGGATGGCTGGATCTGGCGGCCCTGGTTCCGCCCGTGAGCGACCCCGAGGGCGTGCTGAACGGCATCGCCTACGACTCGCAGACCAACCGGCTGCTGGTGACGGGAAAGCTCTGGCCGAAGATCTTTGAGATCCGCATCCCGTCGCTCGGCATCGGGCAGTAG